From Sporosarcina sp. Te-1, the proteins below share one genomic window:
- a CDS encoding exodeoxyribonuclease III translates to MKLVSWNVNGLRACVKKGFLDYFAEVEADIFCVQETKLQEGQIELPLEGYFQYWNYAMKKGYSGTAIFTKEQPLRVSYGIGEEEGEEEGRIITAEYQDFILVNAYVPHSQRDLARLPYRLAWEDKILAHLTELNERKPVIYCGDLNVAHQELDIRNVKSNIGNSGFTFEERGKMDTLLGSGFVDSFRHFYPDREGAYTWWSYMNKVRERNIGWRIDYFLVSRRLEKAMTGAGIDHHILGSDHCPIVLELDIEK, encoded by the coding sequence TTGAAACTGGTTTCTTGGAATGTGAATGGTTTAAGAGCTTGTGTGAAAAAAGGATTTTTGGATTACTTTGCTGAGGTGGAAGCGGACATTTTTTGTGTGCAAGAGACGAAATTACAGGAGGGCCAAATAGAATTGCCGTTAGAAGGATACTTTCAATATTGGAATTATGCCATGAAGAAAGGATATTCCGGTACAGCTATCTTTACGAAGGAACAACCACTCCGTGTCTCGTATGGGATCGGTGAGGAAGAGGGTGAAGAGGAAGGCCGGATTATCACGGCAGAATATCAGGATTTTATATTGGTGAATGCGTACGTTCCGCATTCCCAACGGGATTTGGCGCGTCTTCCGTATCGGTTGGCTTGGGAAGATAAAATACTGGCACATTTGACAGAATTGAACGAAAGAAAACCAGTCATCTACTGCGGAGACTTAAATGTGGCACATCAAGAACTGGATATCCGGAACGTGAAATCCAATATCGGAAATTCTGGTTTCACCTTTGAAGAACGCGGTAAAATGGACACTTTGTTGGGTTCAGGCTTTGTCGATTCATTCAGGCATTTTTATCCTGACAGGGAAGGTGCCTATACGTGGTGGTCTTATATGAATAAAGTCAGAGAACGGAATATCGGCTGGCGTATCGACTATTTTCTTGTTTCCCGCCGTCTCGAGAAGGCGATGACAGGGGCAGGCATTG
- a CDS encoding FAD-binding oxidoreductase, with translation MDRIVIVGGGILGASTAYHLAGQGKEVMLIDRKDPGQATDAAAGIICPWLSQRRNKAWYSLAKAGAAFYSELIPRLEAAGLEPGYKQVGAISIHTDQDKLTKMEERAIQRREAAPEIGEIRQLTEKETGPLFPYLSDSFSSVYVSGAARVDGRLLRDALLEGAKSKGVAIAHGTAALRRDTVGNCEVLVDGAKIEADKIIITAGCWAGDLLRQIGIHMDVRAQKAQIAHLRVDDKDTESWPVVMPPNDQYMLSFPDGRIVVGATHEDEHEMDLKTTVGGIFEVLNKALEIAPALHRAEFIETRVGFRPFTTGFLPVIGELPDAANVLFANGLGASGLTIGPFLGKQLACLALGEELDIDLSMYRVENAML, from the coding sequence ATGGATCGCATTGTTATTGTAGGCGGCGGCATACTAGGTGCCTCTACAGCATATCATTTGGCTGGACAAGGCAAGGAAGTCATGTTAATAGACAGGAAGGACCCCGGCCAAGCGACAGATGCGGCTGCAGGCATCATATGTCCCTGGCTATCACAGCGAAGAAACAAAGCGTGGTATTCGCTTGCAAAAGCGGGTGCTGCTTTTTATAGTGAACTCATTCCGAGGCTGGAAGCTGCAGGTCTGGAACCAGGCTATAAACAAGTAGGGGCGATCAGTATCCATACAGATCAAGACAAACTGACAAAGATGGAGGAGCGGGCGATTCAGAGAAGAGAAGCGGCCCCTGAAATTGGAGAAATTCGCCAATTGACCGAGAAGGAAACTGGGCCACTGTTTCCGTATTTATCCGACAGCTTTTCATCTGTTTATGTCAGCGGGGCAGCCCGAGTCGATGGCCGGTTGCTTAGGGATGCGCTTTTGGAAGGAGCCAAATCGAAAGGTGTTGCAATCGCCCATGGTACCGCTGCATTGCGAAGGGATACAGTAGGAAATTGTGAGGTACTAGTAGATGGTGCTAAAATAGAGGCCGATAAAATTATTATTACGGCGGGATGCTGGGCTGGCGATTTATTGCGCCAAATTGGCATTCATATGGATGTGAGAGCCCAAAAGGCTCAAATTGCCCATCTACGGGTGGATGATAAAGATACAGAATCATGGCCGGTCGTCATGCCGCCGAATGACCAATATATGTTGTCATTTCCGGATGGAAGAATTGTGGTCGGAGCAACGCATGAGGACGAACATGAAATGGATTTGAAAACAACAGTCGGAGGCATATTTGAAGTGTTGAACAAAGCATTAGAAATTGCTCCCGCTTTGCATCGTGCCGAATTTATAGAGACGCGGGTCGGCTTTCGTCCATTCACGACTGGTTTCTTGCCAGTGATCGGTGAATTGCCGGATGCTGCCAACGTTTTGTTTGCGAACGGTCTTGGGGCCTCTGGATTGACGATTGGGCCATTTTTAGGAAAGCAGCTGGCTTGTTTAGCGTTAGGTGAAGAATTGGACATCGACTTGTCCATGTATCGCGTCGAAAACGCGATGCTTTAA
- a CDS encoding branched-chain amino acid aminotransferase has product MTRTPIQVKLTESKKEKPNAETLVFGRTFTDHMFVADYEEGKGWHSHRIVPYEPITLDPASIVFHYGQTVFEGMKAYRNDDGVIRLFRPEENMKRLNLSLSRLCMPRIDEQSALHGLTELLRIEKDWIPTMEGTSLYIRPFVIATEAFLGVAPAKKYQFFIILSPVGSYYKEGIHPVKILVENEFVRAVKGGTGGAKTAGNYASGLKAQEVADQQGYSQVLWLDGVERKYVEEVGSMNIFFKINGEVVTPAINGSILEGITRKSILQLLRHWDIPVSERKISMDEIRDAYDKGILEEVFGTGTAAVISPVGELNWDGYKMIVNNGKTGDLSMKLYNTLTNIQTGKEEDPFNWIQKIVQEYAKLA; this is encoded by the coding sequence ATGACGAGAACGCCCATCCAAGTAAAACTGACAGAAAGCAAAAAAGAGAAGCCGAATGCGGAGACACTGGTATTCGGAAGAACGTTCACGGATCATATGTTCGTCGCTGATTATGAAGAAGGAAAAGGCTGGCATAGCCACCGTATTGTACCGTACGAACCGATTACCTTGGACCCTGCCTCCATTGTATTTCACTACGGACAGACTGTTTTTGAAGGCATGAAAGCATATCGAAATGACGATGGTGTCATACGACTTTTCCGCCCGGAAGAAAACATGAAACGATTGAACCTTTCGCTGAGTCGTCTATGCATGCCGCGCATTGATGAACAATCTGCCTTGCATGGGTTAACCGAACTCTTGCGGATTGAAAAAGATTGGATTCCTACTATGGAAGGAACGTCTTTGTATATCCGTCCGTTCGTTATCGCGACAGAAGCGTTTTTGGGAGTCGCTCCGGCTAAGAAGTATCAATTCTTTATTATCCTATCTCCTGTCGGTTCGTATTACAAAGAAGGCATCCATCCTGTCAAAATACTTGTAGAGAACGAATTTGTCCGAGCAGTCAAAGGCGGCACAGGAGGTGCTAAAACAGCCGGAAACTATGCCTCTGGATTGAAGGCACAAGAAGTCGCAGATCAGCAAGGCTATTCACAGGTACTTTGGCTTGATGGCGTTGAACGGAAATATGTGGAAGAAGTAGGAAGTATGAATATCTTCTTTAAAATAAACGGCGAAGTCGTTACACCGGCTATCAACGGCAGTATTTTGGAGGGAATCACACGTAAATCCATTTTGCAATTGCTTCGTCATTGGGATATTCCTGTTTCAGAAAGAAAAATTTCAATGGATGAAATCCGGGATGCATATGATAAGGGTATTCTCGAAGAGGTATTTGGTACAGGGACGGCTGCTGTCATTTCCCCTGTGGGCGAATTGAATTGGGACGGCTATAAAATGATCGTCAATAATGGCAAAACAGGCGATCTTTCCATGAAACTCTACAATACACTGACCAATATTCAAACAGGCAAGGAAGAGGACCCATTCAATTGGATACAAAAAATCGTACAAGAGTATGCAAAACTGGCATAA
- a CDS encoding aspartyl-phosphate phosphatase Spo0E family protein — MKDKLQKEFLSLQIQMKRNMMYKMAKRNGFTHPDVIACSQDLDKLLNRYQKIA; from the coding sequence GTGAAAGACAAATTGCAGAAAGAGTTCTTGTCATTACAAATTCAGATGAAACGGAATATGATGTACAAAATGGCGAAACGCAATGGATTTACACACCCAGATGTCATAGCATGCAGTCAAGATTTAGACAAGCTTTTGAACCGTTATCAAAAAATAGCCTAG
- a CDS encoding YqkE family protein, whose translation MAKKRQKHTQSNAVTKDKEDKLTLSDALNEEMLAKLKETKMELSAKAREEEEKRQEKLKRERLEKEKNKSFAELLDEYGDGGTKY comes from the coding sequence ATGGCAAAAAAGAGACAGAAACACACACAATCCAACGCGGTAACCAAAGATAAAGAGGATAAGTTGACTCTCTCAGACGCTTTGAATGAAGAAATGTTAGCCAAGTTGAAAGAAACGAAAATGGAACTTTCGGCCAAAGCGAGAGAGGAAGAGGAAAAAAGACAAGAAAAATTAAAGCGTGAACGGTTGGAAAAAGAGAAAAATAAGAGTTTTGCCGAGTTGCTTGACGAATATGGAGATGGCGGAACCAAATATTAA
- a CDS encoding acetyl-CoA C-acetyltransferase, with the protein MTNEVVIVSAVRTAIGSFLGALKDVSAAELGAIVIKEAVERAKIRPDQVDEVIMGNVLQAGNGQNPARQAAVKAGLPETVPALTINKVCGSGLKAVHLARQAIISGDADVIVAGGTENMSQAPFLVKNAREGFKMGDQKLVDSMIADGLWCAFNDYHMGMTAENLCDRYSISREEQDAFAAESQVKAAAAIESGRFKEEIVPVEIPQRKGEPIVFDADEYVKAGTTSEKLSKLRPAFKKEGSVTAGNASGINDGAAAFVIMSKEKAEELGIEPLAFITANANAGVDPSIMGIGPVQAVRNVLDRAGIALEEIDLIEANEAFAAQSLAVGRELSFDKEKLNVNGGAIALGHPIGASGARILVTLLHEMKRRDVKTGLATLCIGGGQGVATIVQRP; encoded by the coding sequence ATGACGAACGAAGTAGTAATCGTGAGTGCGGTCCGTACGGCAATTGGTTCTTTTTTAGGGGCATTGAAAGACGTTTCCGCTGCGGAGCTGGGTGCAATTGTTATCAAGGAAGCAGTAGAGCGGGCTAAAATCAGGCCAGACCAAGTCGATGAAGTCATTATGGGTAATGTACTTCAGGCAGGAAATGGCCAAAATCCAGCAAGGCAAGCTGCTGTAAAAGCAGGGTTGCCCGAAACGGTACCTGCTTTGACGATCAATAAAGTATGCGGATCCGGTCTCAAAGCTGTTCATCTCGCACGGCAAGCGATCATCTCAGGGGATGCAGATGTTATCGTAGCAGGCGGGACGGAAAATATGAGTCAAGCACCTTTTTTGGTGAAGAATGCTAGAGAAGGATTCAAGATGGGCGACCAAAAATTGGTAGATAGTATGATAGCTGATGGACTTTGGTGTGCATTCAATGATTACCATATGGGAATGACTGCTGAGAATTTGTGCGATCGTTATTCTATTTCGAGGGAAGAGCAGGATGCGTTTGCGGCTGAATCACAGGTAAAAGCCGCAGCGGCAATAGAGAGCGGTCGTTTCAAAGAAGAGATTGTACCGGTAGAGATCCCTCAACGAAAAGGTGAGCCGATCGTTTTCGATGCTGACGAGTATGTAAAGGCGGGCACAACGTCGGAAAAATTATCGAAACTACGCCCTGCCTTTAAAAAAGAGGGCAGTGTGACCGCTGGCAACGCTTCTGGGATCAATGACGGAGCCGCAGCATTTGTCATCATGTCGAAAGAAAAGGCGGAGGAACTGGGAATTGAACCACTCGCTTTCATTACAGCGAATGCCAATGCGGGTGTGGATCCATCCATCATGGGAATCGGACCGGTGCAAGCGGTGAGAAATGTTTTAGACCGGGCAGGAATTGCATTGGAAGAAATCGATCTGATCGAAGCGAACGAGGCATTTGCGGCCCAATCCTTGGCAGTAGGTCGAGAGTTGTCATTTGATAAAGAGAAACTGAATGTCAATGGCGGCGCGATTGCTCTCGGTCATCCGATAGGTGCAAGTGGGGCACGGATACTCGTGACATTGCTCCATGAAATGAAGCGAAGAGACGTGAAGACAGGACTAGCAACATTATGCATAGGCGGCGGACAAGGCGTTGCCACCATAGTACAGCGTCCTTAA
- a CDS encoding hydroxymethylglutaryl-CoA lyase: protein MFSLPKKATIIEVGPRDGLQNEKKEVVTSDKLAFIDSLQLAGVKEMELTSFVSPKWVPQMADAKEIVGRSKRVGRQFVLAPNEKGAQLALEAGADSIAVFVGVSNSFNQKNINRSTHDAVNALQPVIENLKQQNMFVRACISTAFYCPYEGKINSKDVQSLCADFVSMGVDELSVADTVGRANPLECYELFTLLKEAFSEVLLTAHFHDTRKMALANIFASLQAGIDRFDTAAGGLGGCPFAPGATGNVATEDVVHMLDTLGIETGVNVKKVCEAVELIAPHVSRPIDSGMYRLYQNGQL, encoded by the coding sequence ATGTTTAGTTTACCAAAGAAAGCAACGATTATCGAGGTTGGACCACGAGACGGCCTGCAAAATGAAAAAAAGGAAGTTGTCACATCAGACAAGCTAGCATTCATTGATAGTCTGCAACTAGCCGGTGTTAAAGAGATGGAACTCACTTCATTCGTTTCTCCGAAATGGGTGCCCCAAATGGCAGATGCCAAAGAAATTGTCGGACGCTCAAAAAGGGTTGGCCGGCAATTCGTCCTGGCTCCAAATGAAAAAGGGGCACAGTTGGCACTTGAAGCAGGAGCTGACTCCATCGCTGTCTTTGTCGGGGTTAGTAATTCATTTAATCAAAAAAATATTAACCGGTCAACGCACGATGCCGTAAATGCCCTTCAGCCTGTTATCGAGAACTTAAAACAGCAGAATATGTTTGTCCGTGCATGCATTTCCACCGCATTTTATTGTCCCTACGAGGGTAAAATCAATAGCAAGGATGTCCAATCCTTATGTGCCGACTTCGTTTCCATGGGAGTGGACGAATTAAGCGTAGCTGATACGGTGGGCAGAGCAAATCCGTTGGAATGCTACGAACTGTTCACATTATTAAAAGAGGCATTCTCCGAGGTTTTGTTGACTGCACATTTCCACGACACAAGAAAAATGGCGCTGGCCAATATTTTTGCATCCTTACAAGCAGGAATTGACCGTTTTGATACTGCCGCAGGCGGTTTAGGCGGCTGTCCGTTCGCTCCTGGTGCTACTGGCAATGTGGCGACAGAAGATGTCGTGCATATGCTGGATACCCTAGGAATCGAGACAGGGGTTAACGTTAAAAAAGTATGTGAAGCCGTAGAATTGATTGCTCCCCATGTTTCAAGACCGATTGATTCAGGAATGTATAGATTGTATCAGAACGGCCAGTTGTAA
- a CDS encoding alpha/beta hydrolase, with the protein MKRRIVYISGIIGSITTALLSILGFVATNRLMYMKLKDNDVILKREVLAKRFDEHWYETVRKKDLWVDSPNGYPLRAVFLKPLETTRTVIICHGVTENKINSMKYARLFERLGFNSVVYDHRRHGDSGGKTTSFGYYEKQDLQAIVHAVRKEIGSEAILGIHGESMGAATTILFGGEFEEEANFYIVDCPFSDFSQQILHILRINTPLRSRMTLRIANLFLKIRDGYTTTLVSPREVIRNVTKPMLFIHSLEDDFILPDMTKELFDLKPDQKRMKLFEKGAHAKSFNENPEAYEETIKSFLSDFHFIN; encoded by the coding sequence TTGAAGAGGCGTATCGTATATATTAGCGGGATAATCGGCAGTATCACGACAGCCCTGCTCTCCATACTAGGTTTCGTCGCCACGAATCGCTTAATGTATATGAAATTGAAAGACAACGATGTTATTTTGAAGCGTGAAGTTTTGGCGAAACGGTTTGATGAGCATTGGTATGAAACTGTCCGAAAAAAAGACCTGTGGGTTGATTCCCCAAACGGGTATCCGTTGCGAGCCGTCTTCCTGAAGCCCCTTGAGACGACAAGGACTGTAATCATTTGCCACGGTGTCACGGAAAACAAAATCAATTCCATGAAATATGCCCGACTATTTGAAAGGCTTGGTTTTAACTCTGTCGTCTATGATCATCGTCGGCATGGTGATTCCGGAGGGAAAACGACGAGCTTCGGTTATTATGAAAAGCAGGATTTGCAAGCCATTGTCCATGCTGTTCGCAAAGAGATCGGCAGCGAGGCGATACTTGGCATTCACGGAGAATCCATGGGCGCCGCCACGACGATTTTATTTGGCGGTGAATTTGAGGAGGAAGCTAACTTTTATATTGTTGATTGTCCGTTTTCCGATTTTTCGCAGCAAATCCTCCATATTCTACGAATCAACACACCGCTTCGTTCCAGGATGACGCTGCGAATTGCCAATCTATTTCTCAAAATTCGCGATGGCTATACGACCACCCTTGTCTCACCACGTGAAGTGATTCGCAATGTGACGAAACCAATGCTCTTTATCCATAGTTTGGAGGATGATTTTATCTTACCCGACATGACGAAGGAATTATTCGATTTAAAGCCAGACCAAAAGAGAATGAAGCTTTTTGAAAAAGGTGCGCATGCGAAGTCATTTAACGAAAACCCGGAAGCCTACGAAGAAACGATTAAAAGCTTTTTATCCGACTTTCATTTCATCAATTGA
- a CDS encoding cold-shock protein gives MKREGIVKWFKEEKGYGRIMLDGEDGNHVFVHFSSILHDKERFLNGFRFLKQGQKVSFDLVENPNSTDQKQVAENVIVISD, from the coding sequence ATGAAACGCGAGGGAATTGTGAAATGGTTTAAAGAAGAAAAGGGTTATGGTCGTATAATGCTTGACGGTGAGGATGGAAATCATGTTTTTGTTCATTTTAGTTCGATTTTACACGATAAAGAAAGATTTCTGAATGGATTCAGATTCCTTAAACAAGGTCAAAAAGTATCCTTTGATTTAGTTGAAAACCCCAATTCTACTGACCAAAAGCAAGTCGCAGAAAATGTAATCGTTATTTCTGATTAA
- a CDS encoding phage integrase SAM-like domain-containing protein, which produces MVKGFTEKKIKNKRQKLTQLNKYLSQKRAIAELEKITVFDMKAFIRQKKIAGLKPQSIVAMIELISAFFNWCIAEEYLVENPMARE; this is translated from the coding sequence ATTGTAAAAGGATTTACAGAAAAAAAGATAAAAAATAAGCGTCAAAAGTTAACGCAGCTAAATAAGTATCTTAGTCAGAAAAGGGCTATAGCTGAATTGGAAAAGATCACTGTCTTTGATATGAAGGCGTTCATTAGACAAAAGAAAATAGCAGGTCTCAAACCACAAAGTATTGTAGCGATGATAGAATTAATCTCCGCCTTCTTTAATTGGTGTATTGCTGAAGAGTATTTAGTAGAAAACCCTATGGCCAGAGAATAG
- a CDS encoding YneF family protein codes for MSTIWWILIVVVALIGGVALGFFMARQYMMKYLKENPPINEQMLRMMMMQMGQKPSQKKINQMMAQMNKLNDKK; via the coding sequence ATGAGCACGATTTGGTGGATCCTAATTGTCGTCGTTGCGTTAATTGGTGGTGTGGCCCTTGGATTTTTCATGGCACGTCAATACATGATGAAATATCTGAAAGAAAACCCGCCAATCAATGAGCAAATGCTGCGCATGATGATGATGCAAATGGGACAAAAACCTTCACAAAAGAAGATTAATCAAATGATGGCACAAATGAACAAGTTGAATGATAAGAAATGA
- the sirA gene encoding sporulation inhibitor of replication protein SirA, with protein sequence MRSYEIYKVKNEYLSFIIGRERLLYDLLREETNHQQPAQEIQYLCDHIEELTIDQAIMDHLGKNFSSVESKEGSYRLTHPMKGSIYISVSPYSVQAYCDGSRMLDLDLFVALSGSHDRYFAVMEGVGEWGWLKPVKHANHLVSERSISF encoded by the coding sequence GTGAGATCTTACGAAATTTATAAGGTGAAAAATGAATATTTATCTTTTATTATCGGGCGGGAACGACTGCTTTATGATCTTTTACGAGAGGAAACAAATCATCAGCAACCAGCTCAAGAGATCCAATACTTATGTGATCACATTGAAGAACTGACAATTGACCAGGCCATCATGGATCACTTAGGGAAAAACTTTTCATCTGTGGAGTCAAAGGAAGGCTCCTATCGGTTAACGCATCCGATGAAAGGCTCCATCTATATCTCGGTTTCCCCTTATTCTGTACAAGCCTATTGTGATGGCTCGAGAATGCTTGATTTAGACCTTTTTGTAGCATTGTCGGGTTCGCATGATCGGTATTTTGCGGTGATGGAGGGCGTAGGTGAGTGGGGTTGGTTGAAGCCAGTCAAACATGCCAATCATTTAGTATCCGAAAGAAGCATTTCATTTTAA
- the tkt gene encoding transketolase, whose translation MTEQIDQLAINTIRTLSIDAIEKANSGHPGLPMGAAPMAYTLWTKHMKHNPSNPKWFNRDRFVLSAGHGSMLLYSLLHLSGYGLSMDEIKNFRQWGSQTPGHPEYGHTAGVEATTGPLGQGIGMAVGMAMAEKHLAATYNKPGYDVVDHYTFALCGDGDLMEGVAAESISLAGHLQLDKLIVLYDSNDISLDGELDMSFTENIQKRFESYGWNYIRVEDGNNIGLVSKAIEQAKSNSGGPTMIEVKTVIGYGSPNKSGKADVHGAPLGEDEMKLTKEYYKWTYEEDFHVPEGVYETFKEATDRLGVQEEQHWNDLFAKYEAEHAELAEQLKRAIQNEIPGEVTEALPSYEAGKAVATRSASGDAINAIAKQLPSFFGGSADLAGSNKTTMKGEGDFLPGNYAGRNIWFGVREFGMGAALNGMALHGGLNVFGGTFFVFSDYVRPAIRLSALMGLPITYVFTHDSIAVGEDGPTHEPVEHLASYRAMPGLNVIRPADGNETSAAWNIAVTSKDTPTLLVLSRQNLPVLEKSGELAMDQVKKGAYVVSPAEKESADAILIATGSEVGLAVEAQESLKKEGIEVSVVSMPSWNLFDQQDEAYKETVFPKAITKRLAIEMGSSLGWHKYTGTEGEVLAIDTFGASAPGNTVIEQYGFTVENIVNKVKRLIG comes from the coding sequence ATGACCGAACAAATCGATCAACTAGCCATTAATACCATTCGCACGTTATCTATTGATGCGATTGAAAAAGCGAATTCCGGGCACCCAGGTTTGCCGATGGGCGCCGCTCCGATGGCATACACTCTTTGGACGAAGCATATGAAACATAACCCATCGAATCCAAAATGGTTCAACCGCGACCGTTTTGTCCTATCAGCAGGACACGGTTCCATGCTGCTTTACAGCTTGCTCCATCTTAGCGGCTATGGACTTTCGATGGATGAAATCAAGAACTTTAGACAATGGGGCTCCCAGACACCAGGACATCCAGAATATGGCCATACTGCAGGCGTGGAAGCGACCACTGGCCCGCTCGGTCAAGGAATTGGTATGGCAGTTGGCATGGCGATGGCCGAAAAACATCTGGCTGCAACCTACAACAAACCAGGATATGACGTGGTTGACCACTACACATTTGCCCTTTGCGGCGACGGAGATTTGATGGAGGGGGTTGCCGCCGAGTCAATCTCCTTGGCAGGGCACCTTCAATTGGATAAATTAATTGTCCTGTATGACAGTAATGACATCTCCTTAGATGGCGAGCTGGATATGTCATTCACTGAAAATATTCAAAAACGGTTTGAATCGTACGGCTGGAACTATATCCGAGTAGAAGATGGCAACAATATCGGATTGGTCTCAAAAGCGATCGAACAGGCGAAGTCAAACTCGGGTGGACCGACAATGATCGAAGTAAAGACTGTTATCGGTTATGGCTCTCCGAATAAATCCGGCAAAGCCGATGTCCATGGCGCGCCGCTTGGTGAAGATGAAATGAAACTGACAAAAGAATATTATAAATGGACGTATGAAGAAGACTTCCACGTGCCGGAAGGCGTTTACGAAACGTTCAAGGAAGCGACCGATCGTCTTGGCGTCCAGGAAGAGCAGCATTGGAACGACCTTTTTGCCAAATACGAAGCAGAACACGCAGAGCTTGCGGAGCAATTAAAGCGGGCGATCCAAAATGAAATTCCAGGCGAAGTCACGGAAGCACTTCCTTCCTACGAGGCAGGCAAAGCGGTTGCGACTCGATCTGCCTCTGGCGATGCCATTAATGCGATTGCCAAGCAGCTTCCTTCCTTCTTCGGCGGCAGTGCCGATTTAGCCGGCTCCAATAAGACGACTATGAAAGGGGAAGGTGACTTCCTGCCAGGCAACTATGCCGGCCGTAATATTTGGTTCGGTGTTCGTGAATTTGGAATGGGCGCAGCATTGAATGGAATGGCATTGCACGGCGGGTTGAACGTCTTTGGCGGCACATTCTTCGTTTTCAGTGACTATGTCAGACCCGCTATTCGACTATCAGCACTCATGGGCTTGCCTATCACGTATGTCTTCACTCATGACAGCATTGCAGTCGGAGAGGACGGACCGACACACGAGCCAGTGGAACATCTTGCTTCTTACCGAGCTATGCCTGGCCTCAACGTCATTCGTCCTGCAGATGGGAACGAAACATCAGCTGCTTGGAATATTGCGGTCACGTCAAAAGATACACCGACCTTACTCGTGCTTTCACGTCAAAACCTGCCTGTTCTTGAGAAGTCCGGTGAATTAGCGATGGACCAAGTTAAAAAGGGTGCTTACGTTGTTTCGCCTGCTGAAAAAGAGAGTGCGGATGCTATTTTGATCGCAACCGGTTCAGAAGTGGGCTTGGCAGTGGAAGCCCAGGAGAGCTTGAAGAAGGAAGGAATTGAGGTATCTGTCGTTTCCATGCCTTCATGGAATCTGTTTGATCAGCAAGATGAAGCATACAAGGAAACGGTCTTCCCGAAAGCCATTACGAAACGTTTGGCTATTGAGATGGGTTCTTCGCTCGGTTGGCATAAATACACAGGTACTGAAGGGGAAGTGCTTGCGATCGATACATTTGGTGCAAGCGCTCCAGGAAATACAGTAATTGAACAATACGGATTTACAGTCGAGAATATCGTAAATAAAGTAAAGCGGTTAATCGGTTGA
- a CDS encoding DUF896 domain-containing protein encodes MLAEDKIKRINELSKKSKTIGLSIEEAKEQTALRKEYLQSLRTSMRNTIENVKVIDPEGNDVTPQKVKDARNKKFPN; translated from the coding sequence ATGTTAGCAGAAGATAAAATCAAGCGGATTAACGAGCTCTCAAAAAAATCGAAAACAATAGGGTTATCGATAGAAGAAGCAAAGGAACAGACAGCCTTGCGAAAGGAATATTTGCAATCGCTCCGAACTTCCATGCGGAACACGATTGAGAATGTAAAAGTGATCGACCCAGAAGGAAACGATGTCACGCCTCAAAAGGTGAAAGACGCGCGAAATAAAAAGTTTCCGAACTAA